Below is a window of Culturomica massiliensis DNA.
TTATGACACATGGAACGGCTATTATAAATTAATAGCAAACGCTAATTACATCATTGCTGCTCAAAATACGATGGCAGGCAACACTTCAGATGTTAATTATGTCGTAGGACAGGCGTATGCGATCAGAGCATATGCCTACCACTATCTAGCTATGACATTTGCTCGTACGTATATAGGACATGAGAATGAACCAGGCGTACCCTTGTATACAGAACCTACCTCTGCAGGAACTCCAGGAAAAGCGAGGGCGAGCTTAAGTGAAGTTTATAAACAAGTTCGTGCGGATATAGATACTGCTGTTAATTTACTGGAAAATGCACCTACACAGAAAGATAAAACTCATATTGATTACTATGTTGCCAACGGTATTAAAGCCCGGATTTGCCTGACAACCAATGAATGGTCTGAAGCGGCAAAAGCTGCTCGCATTGCTCGTTCCAATTATACTCCGGGGACAGGGAAAGAACTTACCGGAGGCCTTAATAGTGTCAACTTGGGAAATGTTATGTGGGGAGCCACAATCATTACTGATCAGACGCCAGGTTGGGGACCGTTTTTATTTCACATGGATGCTTTTTCTAAATACAATATAGACGGTACTCAGGTTTATGCTTTTAAGGCCCCTAAATGCATAAATGTAAACTTATACAAGAAAATGGGAGAAAATGATGTACGTAGAGCCTGGTGGGAGCCTAATAATAATACTATAAAAGACGACGCTGGCAATGTTCTTTCAAATTACATTCAAGTAAAATTTAGATTTTCAGATCCTATTACAGATTTGGGTGACAAAATATGGATGCGTATGGAAGAAATGTATTTGACAGAAGCGGAAGCTGAATGCAGGATGAATAATGACGCTAAAGCTCAATCAATACTTCGGGAATTTATGTCGTATCGAGATCCTAATTATCAGACATCCAAGACTGGTAAAACTTTAGGGGCACTAACTTCTGACGAAACCGGCTCTTTACTTGAAGAAATTTTGATACAACGCCGTATCGAATTGTGGGGTGAATATGGACGTATTTATGATATTAAGCGTTTGAAACAAGGATTTACTCGGACACAAGACATGGGATGGCCTATCCCAGCCTTGTTGAATGGTACAAATACTCAAAATCCCGAAACATATGCTTGGGTGTTAACTATCCCACAGGCTGAATTTGACGGAAATGTAAATATGGATGCATCAAAAGATCAAAATCCAGTAGGAGATGGTATTTAATAACTACATAATTCATGAGAATAATGAAAAAAATAATATATGGTAGTTTTATCGGTATATTTATTTGCCTGCTTACGGCCTGTGATACCGATAATAAAGGGACTGTTTATAGTCCTGTAACCGAAGAGGTCGGTTTTTTAACCAAAAACGTGAAACGGGAACTAACTGCTGATCAGAACAGTTTCGAAATACTTGTAACCCGTTCGGGTAAGAAAGGAGAATTAACAATGCCTTTTACAGTGACAGATCCTAGTGGTTTACTGGTTATTTCAGAAACAGTGACATTCAAGGACGGAGAAGCTTCTGCTAAAATTCAAATTTCAAATATACAGAAATTACAGATCGGACCGGAATATACTGTGACTTTAGCTTTAGAGGCAGAAAATATTACTGTAGGAGGGTTTAAAGAAACCAATATTGTATTGAATCGGACCTATACTTTCGAGTCAATCGGTATTGGGAAATTTACGAGTGAATTCTTCGGAGAAAGCTGGAATCAGGAAGTACAAAAAGCTAAAGAAGCAAATGTGTACAAATTACCTGACTGTTATGTTGAAGGTTATAGTATTATATTCAATTTAGATGATGCCGGTAATGTAGTTGAATTCAAAACCCAACAGACCGGTTACGAACATGCGGATTATGGTATGGTTTCTGCTACATTAGCCTCTTGGAAACGTGAAGGTAAAATGATTACTTTCGGCTTGGAATTTACCGTAAGCATTGGTACTTTTGGAGTTATGAATGAGATTTTGGAGATGCCAAATTAAGACTTAGATTAACACTTAAAAGATAGTCTATTCCGATCGTTTTTACAACCAGAGGGAGCTCAAAAAGTAAAAATCCTCCCCATGTAGAATCGGATATTTGACTTCAGTCTCCGATAAGAGATACAAATAAATTGAGGGTACCAAATATTTTTTGGATACCCTCAATTTTCTATTATGCAGAATTAAATTTCACCTACTGGCAAGTAGTGATTCCCCGGTGAAGGGAACGTTCTGTCTCTCTGCCGGATGGAGCTTTTAAACAAACAATCATAATGTGACTGGAAGTCGGTTCAGAAATGGACCGGCTTTTTTATTTCTTTATACTTCCTTTCAAAACGAATTCTTTTTTACCCTATTTTTTCGCTGCAAAACAGATGAGATGTTTTTTAATATTATGTAACCATCTTCGCCGTATCCGATAGTACCTTTTTCTCTCCTTCTCATACCTACCCCATTCTTTCGCTTCCCTTGACATACCACGCTTACTAAGCGAGTGCGTAATTCAAAAAAGGAGAAAAATATTTCGACTTTAACTTGGCTGAATTCAACTTGCAAATGCAACAGAATTCTGATTAATAATTTGTTTAAATTTTTCGTTTGGCGTGAGGTATCCAAGTCTTTTACGAGGTCGATTATTGAGTTTATTTTCAATCCACTTAATCTGTTTGTTGGTTACTTCACTAAAGTCCTTACCCTTTGGGATATACTGCCTGATAAGCCCGTTGGTGTTTTCATTGGCACCACGTTCCCATGAGTGGTATGGTTTGCAAAAATAGAATTTTATTTCCAATTTTTGCGCAATTTCCTCGTGCTTTGCAAACTCCTTTCCATTGTCAGCCGTAATTGTGTGTATTAAGTTTTTCACTTTCCGCAGTGCCCATACTGCAATCTTAGCTACCGGGATGGCTTCTTTTCCCGACAACTTGCGTATCCAGACCCTGCTTGTTGCTCTGTCGTTAATGGTAAGAATGGCACCTTTGTGGTTCTTACCAATAATTGTATCTATCTCTAAATCACCAAATCTCTCCTTCAGTTCCACTATCTCGGGACGCTCATCAATATCCACCCTGCCTGGGATAAATCCTCGCCCTGCATTTTTAGAACCACGTTTGGCATACCTGCGACCTTGTCTGCGAAGATATTTGTGCAGTTTGCCACCCCGCCGCTTATCCTCCCAAATCCAGCGATATATCGTTTCGTGAGATACCATCGCAATTCCCTCCAAGCGGCTCCTGCCGACAATCTGCTCCGGGCTGAATCCTTTCTTCAACAGCTTTATTATCCGTTTTCTCATTGCCGGTGTAAGCACTTCCTTGCGATGTTTTTGCTGCTTGCGCCTGTCTGCTTTTCGCTGGGCAAGCTCCATGCTATAGCTACCACTTCGGGCGTCGCAATTGCGCTTTATCTCCCTGTAAACAGTGCTTTTATCTACTCCGATAGCTTCCGCTATTGCTTTTTTGCTCATCGGTATTTGCAACATCATAGAAATTGCATACCTTTGTTCCTCGGTTATATGTTTGCTCATCTGCAACTTTTTTTTCTTTGGACGGACAATTAAAGCAAAGATAGCAAACTTTATCCATTCAGAGTGAGAGAAAGGGGGACATTGTCTCTCTTTCCTCTCTGAAAAATAAATGTTTTTATTGCTTATTATCCGCACCCAAAAAGTTGCATTTATAAGTTGAACTCAAGTTGAATTTAATAAGGGGAAACAGAATTTAACAACTGGATCAAAAACAGCCTAGATATGTCTAACTTAAAATTAAAATGTATGAGAAAATTAATTGGACTATTTGTTTTCCTGACTTTTGTCGGAATGCAGATATGTTTTGCTCAAACGCGGGAGATAACCGGTACGGTTATTGACAAAAGTGACAAGATGCCTCTCCCGGGAGTATCCGTCACTTTAAAAAGTAATCCATCCCAGGGAACAGCAACAGATGTAAACGGGAAATTTACATTAAAAGTAAACGACGGAGACGTTTTAGTATTTTCTTTTATCGGTATGAAATCGCAGGAAATTGCGGTTGCAGGAAAAACGAACCTTACTGTGGAAATGGAACCTGATGCAGAAATGTTGGATGAGGTCGTTGTCGAAGGTATGTACGGTACTCAAAAATTGGGTTCAATTACAGGTAGTGTCGCAACGGTGAAAGAGGAAAAGTTGAGAGACCGCCCTGTTGCTAATGTCGCTGATGCTTTACAGGGACAAGTTGCCGGTTTGCAGGTATATACTGCTTCCGGTGAGCCGAGTGCCAGTTTTTCAATGCGTTTGCGTGGTGTAAACTCCATGAATGCAAGTAATACTCCGTTGTTAATTGTAGACGGAACACCGGTAACAGCTTCTGCTTTCCGGGCCATCAACAGCAACGATATTGAAAACGTAGTATTACTGAAGGATGCTTCTTCAACAGCTATCTATGGTTCCCGTGCAGCCAACGGTGTATTGGTGATTTCTACAAAACGTGGTAAAATGGGCGAGAAACCGAAGATGCAGGTTCGTGCTCAATATGGTTGGTCACAAATGGCTATGGATAATTTAGATATGATGAATGCTCAGGAATATCTGAAATTCCGTGAAATGGTAGACCCGACTTTAATTACCAATTCAACTTTTCAGGAACATAAGGCTTGGGCAACCAAATACAATGTAGATACAGACTGGAAAGATTATCTTTTTAAAAGTAGTTCTCCTACTTATCAATTGGATGGTTCTGTAACGGGAGCTTCAGAAAAAAGTAACTATTATTTCTCAGCCGGTTATTTCAGTCAGGACGGTATCGTTCATCACTCGGACTACAAACGTATGACTTTACGTTCCAATGTAGATACTAAAATAGCCGATTGGTTAAAAGTAGGCGTTAATTTAGGTTTGTCTCATGAAAAATACCGGACGACTTTCTCTACGACAAATGGTTGGTACAATCCGGTTAACTTCGCAAGATGGGCCGATCCTTCTTATTCTCCCTATACCTATACTATTGATAACAATGGTAAAATTCATTGGGGAAAACCGTGGACGATAAATAATGAAATGGGAGGTTTGATAAACTGTTCCCGTGTTATGGAAATGCAACCACAAGTACAGAAAACAACCCGAATCATGGGTAATACCTTTATTCAGTTGACTCCGCTTAAAGGCTTAACTGTCCGGGCTCAACAATCGGCAGATGCTTATGACTACCGTTCAACATTGAAGGCTTATCCGGACCCTCTGAATGAAATGAATAAAAATGTCGGTAATGTAAGAGAAGCTTTCCAACGCTTTTACTCATTTACTTTTACCAATACAGCCGAATATAAATTCGATATACAGAACGATCATCACCTTAGCTTCTTAATCGGACAAGAATCTATCATTCAAAAAGATGAGGCATTTAATGCCCGTACTCAGGGACATTCCGACAGCCGCTTGATGTTGCTTTCTGCCAGCCAGACTCCATATGCAACAGATCCTTTCGGTTCTTCATTAACAGAGACCGTATTCAACTCTTACTTTGCAAGATTCAACTACGACTTTATGAACAAATACTACTTTGATGCTTCTGTCCGCCGGGACGGTTCTTCTCTTTTCCCGAAAGATGAACGTTGGGGTACATTCTATTCAGTGGGAGCCATGTGGAATATGAAGAAAGAAGCGTTCCTGGAGAATGTCGATCTGATTGATGATTTACGTTTGAAAGTAAGTTACGGTTCTACAGGTAACTCTGGAATCAGCGATTATGTATATATCGGTTCAATTGGAAACGGACAATATAACAATGAAGCGAGCTGGACAATCAGCGGAGTACAGAACGACGGTTTGACCTGGGAAACTGTGAAATCGTGGAATGTGGGTGTTTCCGGCCGTTTAATGAATGCTTTAAACCTGGATATTGAATTTTACAAAAAGACGACGACAGATATGTTGATGAGCGTACCTTTCTCTTATACGACAGGACACTCTTCTGCTAATGGTAACGTTGGTAAGATGACGAATACCGGTATTGACGTATCTGTAAATTACGATATTTTCAGTAAAGGTGATTTCTATTGGAATGTTAGTGCTAACTTCAACTACAATAAGAATGAGATTGTAAAATTGTATGAAGGTTTTGAGAATTTCGTACAAGCCGGTACCGGAATTAAATATGCAGAAGGACATGCTTTCGGTGAATTTTTCTATGCAAAATATGCCGGTGTAAATCCTGCTAACGGTAAACAGTTGTGGTATACTCCGGAAGGTGGTGTTACTGAAAACTACTCTGATGATCTGAAGCAATTTATGGGAAAAACCCGTTTTGCTCCTTGGGCCGGAGGTTTTGCAACAACAGTGGCCTGGAAAGGCATTTCTCTGAGTGCAGACTTTACATGGGTAGCTCAAAAATACATGTTGAACAACGACCGTTTCTTTGTTGAAAATTCAACGTTTGCAGCCGATCAAAATCAAGCGAAAAAGATGTTGAACATGTGGACAACTCCGGGACAGATTACGGATATTCCAAAAGCAGGAGAAGCTCCGCAATTCGATTCCCGTTTTGTGGAAAACGCCTCTTTCGTTCGTTTGAAAAACGTAACATTGTCTTATACATTCCCCAGACAATTATTGAAGAAAACCGGATTTATGGAAGGAGCCCGAATCTATGCTATCGGACGTAACTTGTTGACATTTACGGATTATTCAGGATATGACCCGGAAATTGACTCTAACTTGTCCATGGGTAAATATCCGAATACCAGACAGTATGAAATCGGTGTAGAGTTGAACTTCTAATTTTAAATTTAATCAGATGAAAAAGATATTATATACTTTGATAGGTATTACGGGTCTTTCCCTTGCTTCATGCGATATGGACAAATACCCGTATGATAAAATCCCTACCGACGAAGCTTTACAGACAGTAAGTGACTTTAAAAATTTTCGGAATGGATTTTATGAATATACACAGGTCCTGTTTACAGGTGATTATGTTATCCAACCCGAAGTTCAAGCTGACGGTTTAAATGCAGTTATTGACTTTACTAATACTTATGGCGCTTGGTACCGCTGGCAGCACACAGCAGAGAGTGGCGGACAATGGTCCGGTTTCTATGCATTGATCAGTAATTGTAATTTGGTATTGGAAAAAGGGGTATCACTGATGCATACTTTTTCTGACGCGGATCAAATCACATTAAAGCATTATTTAGGTGAAGCCTATTTTATGCGGGCATTGGCATATGAAGAATTGGCTATCCGTTTCTGTAAACCGTATAATGCATCTACGGCAGCAAATGATTTAGGTGTTGCTTTAGTAACAAAATATGCACCTTCCAGCCAGTCTTCTACTTATCCGGCACGCTCGTCATTGGCAAAGACATATGAGCTTATTACTGCAGATCTTGACTCAGCAGCCAAATATATAACGACACCCGGAACACAAAACTCCGGTTATCTGACAGAAGATGCTGTTGCTGCACTAAAAGCACGGGTTGCTTTACAGATGAAAGATTACACAGCAGCTATCAATGCTGCAAAACCATTGGTAGATGGTGACAAGTATCCATTAGTCACGACGGCTGTTGCTATGAGAGACATGTGGACAAACGATAAGTCTACGGAGGTTATTTTTCAGCCCATATTCATATCAGGCCAATTGGGTAGTGCTACCGGTACGGTCTTAATTGATAAATCAGGAAGTAATACCAAAGTTAATCCGGATTTTCTTCCGACGAAAACAGTATTGGATTTATATGATCAAACGAATGACCTTCGCTTTGCTGCTTACTTTAAAAAAGGATCGATGAATTTTTCTTCAGGTTCTCCTCAGCTTTATTATTGTTCCAAATATCCGGGTAATCCGCTTTATTGTACGGGTAATACCCAGTTTATAAATGCTCCGAAAATACTTCGTATTGCAGAAATGTATCTGATTTTAGCTGAAGCATATAAAGAATCCAATGATGAAACCAATGCGTTGAGTTATTTGAACGCTTTGCGTTCAAAACGTATCGCCGGTTATACAGACCAAACATATAGTGGAACAGCGTTGACTAATGAAATTCGTAAGGAACGTCAAAGAGAACTTTATATGGAAGGTTACCGTTTGTGGGATCTGAAGCGTTATGGAATAGGTCTTAGCGGACGTACTCCTCAGGACGGAACTTATGTATACCAGAACGGTGGTGCAAATTCAACAGAAATCAGTAAAGAAGCCAGTGATTTCCGTTTTGTATGGCCGATTCCGACACATGAGATCAATGCTAATCCACAAATGAAAGATCAACAAAACGAAGGATACTAAAAAGGATTAATTATGAAAAAGATATACATTTTATTTATTGCGTTATCCGCATTTTTCTTAATGGGATGTGAAAATGATCCCATTCACTATAGCGGTCCTGACTTCGTATCATTCAACGAAGGAGCTATAAACAAAGTTGTTAAAGAGAACGAAGACGGAATTTTAGAGATTACACTGGGAGTTTCCAAAACAAGCAATGCAGATCGTACTTTCAGTGTCGTTGTCGACGCAGCCAATACGACTGCAGTAGAAGGTCAGGATTATGAGTTTGTGAATAAAACCGTTACGATCCCTGCCGGAAAATATACCGGAGTAATTAAAGTAAAAGGCAATTATGACAATCTGACTCCTGAGGCTGTTAAGTTAACTCTTAATTTAGTAGCTGATCAGTCTATGTTACAGGAAGGAACAACCACAAGTGTTGTCGTAAATCTAAGTCGTTTCTTTGAGATTACCATGGACTGGCTGGAAGGCAACTGGTTGGCTCAGGATACAAAAAATGGAGCCAATGACGGAGATCCTTACGACATGACCATAGAGCAAATTAATGGAGATACGATTGCTATAGGCGGATTATTCGGAACACCTTCCTTAATCAAGGGTATCGTTGACTACGATAATGCTCAGATACAAATTCCTATGCAGCAATATATGTTTTCTCAGGGAGGAGCTGATTATTTTATTTTTAATGTTGTCGGAAGTAGTTTGTATAATAAGCCTATTGTTTGTGATATTAATTTCAGGGGAATAACAACCGGATCCTATGGTGTTTTGAATGCATCGTACTCAGGATGGTTTCCTTATATAACTGTAATGGTCAAAGAGGAATGATCCTCTTAGGATGAACTTATCGGGAGAGGATGCAAATCAGCATCCTCTTCTTTTTCTCACTAAACCTGCAACCATGAAAAAATTAATCTTTATTTTATGCCTATTTCTATCCGTGCCTTTGTTAAAGGCTCAGGATGTAAATAGTGTCAATTCGACGATGAACAATTTCCGGTTGAGTATGTTACCGGATATCATGGATGTCGATTCCCCTAAATTTGCAGCAACCTATGACGGCACCCCTTTCCTGGAAAAGGAATGGCAACCCGGAAGTGTGACCCTAATTTCCGGAGAAATAAAAAAATACTCTATGAGATATTTTGTATATGGAGAGCAGATTTGGCTGAAGAATGAAGCCGATTCGACCTATACTCTGAATCTTTCGGATAAAATCGCGGGGATAACGATTGGGAATAGACATTTTATCTACACTGATTATGTGACCGGGAACAGGTCCGGAACAGGTATACTGGAAGTGATGTATAACGGAGCGGGCTGCAAGCTTTTGAATCTCCATACCTGCCAGCTTGAAAAAGGGCGTCCGGCTAACGGATATCAGGAAAAAGAAAAGGATAAGTTCCAGCACAAAGAAGTTTTGTATTATCAACTGGATGAGCAGGAAGCATCGGTATTGCCCCGCTCTAAAAAAGAATTCTTATCCGTTTTCGGCGACAAAGCGAATCTTATCGGAAAGTATTTCAAAGACAATAAGCTGAAAATGAAACCGGAAGACCTGATAAAAGTCTTTACTTATTATGATGAAATAAAATAAAAGCATATATTTATAGCTAATTTAATCTACCCCATACAATGAACCATAAACTATTCTTTCTCCTGCTCGGCCTTCTTTTTCT
It encodes the following:
- a CDS encoding RagB/SusD family nutrient uptake outer membrane protein — encoded protein: MKKYFIYILAAIILSNFMLACSDESLNTLPTDSVSGEGMFSNATAALVPLNGIYRMMYTQGWSTTGNTQQCDGLTAWNLMGDVMGEDMVMKAAGSGWYWYDCIYNVKSNYTSSRWRSYDTWNGYYKLIANANYIIAAQNTMAGNTSDVNYVVGQAYAIRAYAYHYLAMTFARTYIGHENEPGVPLYTEPTSAGTPGKARASLSEVYKQVRADIDTAVNLLENAPTQKDKTHIDYYVANGIKARICLTTNEWSEAAKAARIARSNYTPGTGKELTGGLNSVNLGNVMWGATIITDQTPGWGPFLFHMDAFSKYNIDGTQVYAFKAPKCINVNLYKKMGENDVRRAWWEPNNNTIKDDAGNVLSNYIQVKFRFSDPITDLGDKIWMRMEEMYLTEAEAECRMNNDAKAQSILREFMSYRDPNYQTSKTGKTLGALTSDETGSLLEEILIQRRIELWGEYGRIYDIKRLKQGFTRTQDMGWPIPALLNGTNTQNPETYAWVLTIPQAEFDGNVNMDASKDQNPVGDGI
- a CDS encoding IS30-like element IS4351 family transposase, which encodes MSKHITEEQRYAISMMLQIPMSKKAIAEAIGVDKSTVYREIKRNCDARSGSYSMELAQRKADRRKQQKHRKEVLTPAMRKRIIKLLKKGFSPEQIVGRSRLEGIAMVSHETIYRWIWEDKRRGGKLHKYLRRQGRRYAKRGSKNAGRGFIPGRVDIDERPEIVELKERFGDLEIDTIIGKNHKGAILTINDRATSRVWIRKLSGKEAIPVAKIAVWALRKVKNLIHTITADNGKEFAKHEEIAQKLEIKFYFCKPYHSWERGANENTNGLIRQYIPKGKDFSEVTNKQIKWIENKLNNRPRKRLGYLTPNEKFKQIINQNSVAFAS
- a CDS encoding SusC/RagA family TonB-linked outer membrane protein, coding for MRKLIGLFVFLTFVGMQICFAQTREITGTVIDKSDKMPLPGVSVTLKSNPSQGTATDVNGKFTLKVNDGDVLVFSFIGMKSQEIAVAGKTNLTVEMEPDAEMLDEVVVEGMYGTQKLGSITGSVATVKEEKLRDRPVANVADALQGQVAGLQVYTASGEPSASFSMRLRGVNSMNASNTPLLIVDGTPVTASAFRAINSNDIENVVLLKDASSTAIYGSRAANGVLVISTKRGKMGEKPKMQVRAQYGWSQMAMDNLDMMNAQEYLKFREMVDPTLITNSTFQEHKAWATKYNVDTDWKDYLFKSSSPTYQLDGSVTGASEKSNYYFSAGYFSQDGIVHHSDYKRMTLRSNVDTKIADWLKVGVNLGLSHEKYRTTFSTTNGWYNPVNFARWADPSYSPYTYTIDNNGKIHWGKPWTINNEMGGLINCSRVMEMQPQVQKTTRIMGNTFIQLTPLKGLTVRAQQSADAYDYRSTLKAYPDPLNEMNKNVGNVREAFQRFYSFTFTNTAEYKFDIQNDHHLSFLIGQESIIQKDEAFNARTQGHSDSRLMLLSASQTPYATDPFGSSLTETVFNSYFARFNYDFMNKYYFDASVRRDGSSLFPKDERWGTFYSVGAMWNMKKEAFLENVDLIDDLRLKVSYGSTGNSGISDYVYIGSIGNGQYNNEASWTISGVQNDGLTWETVKSWNVGVSGRLMNALNLDIEFYKKTTTDMLMSVPFSYTTGHSSANGNVGKMTNTGIDVSVNYDIFSKGDFYWNVSANFNYNKNEIVKLYEGFENFVQAGTGIKYAEGHAFGEFFYAKYAGVNPANGKQLWYTPEGGVTENYSDDLKQFMGKTRFAPWAGGFATTVAWKGISLSADFTWVAQKYMLNNDRFFVENSTFAADQNQAKKMLNMWTTPGQITDIPKAGEAPQFDSRFVENASFVRLKNVTLSYTFPRQLLKKTGFMEGARIYAIGRNLLTFTDYSGYDPEIDSNLSMGKYPNTRQYEIGVELNF
- a CDS encoding RagB/SusD family nutrient uptake outer membrane protein; protein product: MKKILYTLIGITGLSLASCDMDKYPYDKIPTDEALQTVSDFKNFRNGFYEYTQVLFTGDYVIQPEVQADGLNAVIDFTNTYGAWYRWQHTAESGGQWSGFYALISNCNLVLEKGVSLMHTFSDADQITLKHYLGEAYFMRALAYEELAIRFCKPYNASTAANDLGVALVTKYAPSSQSSTYPARSSLAKTYELITADLDSAAKYITTPGTQNSGYLTEDAVAALKARVALQMKDYTAAINAAKPLVDGDKYPLVTTAVAMRDMWTNDKSTEVIFQPIFISGQLGSATGTVLIDKSGSNTKVNPDFLPTKTVLDLYDQTNDLRFAAYFKKGSMNFSSGSPQLYYCSKYPGNPLYCTGNTQFINAPKILRIAEMYLILAEAYKESNDETNALSYLNALRSKRIAGYTDQTYSGTALTNEIRKERQRELYMEGYRLWDLKRYGIGLSGRTPQDGTYVYQNGGANSTEISKEASDFRFVWPIPTHEINANPQMKDQQNEGY
- a CDS encoding DUF4843 domain-containing protein — protein: MKKIYILFIALSAFFLMGCENDPIHYSGPDFVSFNEGAINKVVKENEDGILEITLGVSKTSNADRTFSVVVDAANTTAVEGQDYEFVNKTVTIPAGKYTGVIKVKGNYDNLTPEAVKLTLNLVADQSMLQEGTTTSVVVNLSRFFEITMDWLEGNWLAQDTKNGANDGDPYDMTIEQINGDTIAIGGLFGTPSLIKGIVDYDNAQIQIPMQQYMFSQGGADYFIFNVVGSSLYNKPIVCDINFRGITTGSYGVLNASYSGWFPYITVMVKEE